The genomic region atgcagaaagggaggagaggagggttgaggcggcagaatcaggagataggttggagaaggtttgagcggagggaagagatgataggatggaagaggagagagtagcgggggagagagagcgaaggttgggacggcgcgataccatccagtaggggcagtgtgggaggtgttggatggagcgagagggaaaagaatgcaaggtagtggtcggagacttggaggagttgcaatgaggttagtggaagaacagcatctagtaaagatgaggttgagcgtattgcctgccttgtgagtaggggggaaggtgagaggttgaggtcaaaagaggagaggagtggaaagaagggggcagagaggaatgagtcaaggcagacgtggggaggttaaagtcgcccagaactgtgagaggtgagccgtcctcaggaaaggagcttatcaaggcatcaagctcattgatgaactctccgaggaacctggagggcgataaatgataaggatgttaagcttgaaagggctggtaactgtgacagcatggaattcaaaggaggcgatagacagatgggtaaggggagaaagagagaatgaccacttgggagagatgaggatccggtgccaccaccccgctgaccagaagctctcgggtgtgcgacaacacgtgggcggacgaagagagagcagtaggagtagcagtgttgtctgtggtgatccatgtttccgtcagtgccaagaagtcgagggactggagggaggcataggctgagatgaactctgccttgttggccgcagatcggcagttccagaggctaccggagacctggaactccacgtggtcgtgcgcgctgggacacCAGATTAGgtggcgcggccacgcggtgtggaagcgtttgtatggtctgtgcagagaggagagaacagggatagacagacacatagttgacaggctacagaagaggctacgctaatgcaaaggagattggaatgacaagtggactacacgtctcgaatgttcagaaagttaagcttacgtagcaagaatcttattgactaaaatgattaaaatgatacagttatgctgaagtaggctagctggcagtggctgcgttgttgactttgtaggctagctggcagtggctgcgttgttgacactacactaatcaagtcgttccgttgagtgtaatagtttctacagtgctgctattcgggggctagctggctagctagcagtgttgattacgttacgttgcgttaaaagaacaacaatagctggctagctaacctagaaaatcgctctagactacacaattatctttgatacaaagacggctatgtagctagctatgtagctagctacgatcaaacaaatcaaaccgttgtactgtaatgaaatgaaatgaaaacgtGATattacctgtgaatgcgaccgggttgttgagttctattcggaagacgttggctagctgttggctagctagcagagtctcctacgttaaggacgacaaatagctggctagctaacctcggtaaattaagataatcactctaagactacacactttaaactacacaattatcttgaatCGAAGACACCAAAGACAGCTTTGTAGctaactaacactacactaatcaagtcgttcagttgagtgtaatagtttctacagtgctgctaatcggtggacgttttgctagctggctagctgctgggcagagcagtgaagactacgttagacTGACCAATCtgacgataattacgcaattatctttgatacaaagacggctatgtagctagctaagaagaaactGCTAGGAttgtactggtcttactgttgtactggtcttattgTTGTACTGGTCTGACTGTTGTACTTGTCTTATtgttgtcttactgttgtactggtcttgctgttgtctgactgttgtactggtcttattgTTGTACTGAACTttctgttgtactggtcttactgttgtactggtcttgctgttgtactggtcttactgttgtctgactgttgtactggtctgactgttgtacttatcttactgttgtactggtcttattgttgtactgatctttctgttgtactggtctgactgttgtacgggtcttactgttgtactggtctgacTGTTGTACTTGTCTTATtgttgtcttactgttgtactggtcttgcTGTTGTACGGGTCTTGCTGTTGTACgggtcttactgttgtactggtctgacTGTTGTACTTGTCTTATtgttgtcttactgttgtactggtcttgcTGTTGTACGGGTCTTGCTGTTGTACgggtcttactgttgtactggtctgacTGTTGTACTTGTCTTAAtgttgtcttactgttgtactggtcttgcTGTTGTACGGGTCTTGCTGTTGTACgggtcttactgttgtactggtcttgcTGTTGTACGGTCTTGCTGTTGTACgggtcttactgttgtactggtctgacTGTTGTACTTGTCTTATtgttgtcttactgttgtactggtcttgctgttgtactggtcttGCTGTTGTACGGGTCTTGCTGTTGTACgggtcttactgttgtactggtcttattgttgtactgatcttactgttgtactggtctgacTGTTGAACTGGTTTTACTGTTGTCTTACAGTTCTACTCATCTTAATGTTGAACTGGTTTTCCagttgtactggtcttactgttgtcttactgtattTCTCGTCTTACTGTTGTTCTGGCCTTTCTGTTGTACCGGTcttactgactatgactgtgatatgtggacTTAgttgtactgactatgactgtgatatgtggtcttAGTtgtactgactgtgactgtgatatgtggtcttagttgtactgactgtgatatgttgtcTTAGTtgtactgactgtgactgtgatatgtggtcttACTtgtactgactgtgactgtgatatgtggtcttAGTTGTACCGACTGTGATATGTTGTCTTAGttgtactgactgtgatatgtggtcttagttgtactgactgtgatatgtggtcttagttgtactgactgtgatatgtggtcttAGTTGTACTGACtataactgtgatatgtggtcttagttgtactgactgtgatatgttgtcTTATTtgtactgactgtgactgtgatatgtggtcttagttgtactgactgtgatatgttgtcttagttgtactgactgtgatatgtggtcttatttgtactgactgtgatatgtggtcttagttgtactgactgtgatatgttgtcttagttgtactgactgtgatatgtggtcttagttgtactgactgtgatatgtggtcttAGTtgtactgactgtgactgtgatatgtggtcttagttgtactgactgtgatatgtggtcttAGTTGTTCTGACTGTGATATGTAGTCTTAGTTGTACTGACtataactgtgatatgtggtcttagttgtactgactgtgatatgtggtcttAGTtgtactgactgtgactgtgatatgtggtcttAGTTGTACTGACTGCGATATGTTGTCTTAGTTTTgctgactgtgatatgttgtctttgttgtactgactgtgatatgtggtcttAGTTGTACTGACTGTCACCTTAGTTGACTGGAAGTTGGTCTGCATTAGAGTGTCTGTTAATTCAATAAAGGTCAATGTAAAATTTAACTGATTAGTTTAGTTTTTTGATGTTACTCTGTGTCTGTCACTCTGCAGGAGCCCGGGGCCACATGGAGGTGTTGGATCACCTcacctgctctcctcctctccttgctCCTCCCCCTTCCAGGTgtggcctctctctcccccggaCTACACCTGCAGCCGGccgacacacacacccctacatcGCTACAGTAGCCTCCCCGAGCCTTTCCCCTCTCCTACGTCGCGAGGACCGTCAGCCTATGACAGCGAAGGATTCTGctctatgtccctccctccctctcagattGGCTATCTACAAAACCCTGCCCACCAGGGTTACGGAAGTCTCCGCCTCCACTCCCCCCCTTACGGTCTCTACGGTTCGCCTTCCCCCTCCCCCCGCCTCATTGCCAGCCCAGACAAGATGGCGGCTGCTTCTGCCGCTGCAGCCAATCAGAACGCTTTTCTCGGCTCCTCACCCAGCGGAACCCTGGCGGACAGTCTGGGCATGCTCAGTGGAGGCCAGCATGCCAACTTCCTGTTTGACTCTCGGACGCTGGGAATGGCTGGCAGCCAGTCAGGGGGAGGGGCTTCACAGGTCACTACCCACATGGGCTGAGAAATACTCCGACCCTGACCCCCAGGGTTGCTTTCGCAAATAGCTGCTTCTCCGGGTAGGACATGGGTTTGTAACTCTGGAATAAATCACCAGCCAATGAGGATTGATGAGACATCTCACGGACctatgaggagacagagagatggagagagagagaggaaacagctttGGTGACGTTTGTGTGAGCGCTAAGAAATATAAAGAGAGAACGTCAAACTCCGCTGACTTAATgggatattgttgttgttgttgttgtttgtaagTATGTTATTAAAGGACTAAATAAACAGAAGCATCTGAGAGACTGAAACAGCTGCGTTGGAGGAGATCTGGGGGTCTGATACAAGTCTGGAGACCTGAGAGAATAAACACACCCACCAACAAGCCCCGGATCTGGAAGAATCGGGAAATAAACACTAAGAACACTTCAGCACCTGTGGTTTCCTATACAGCGTCTGTGAACAGTTATAACCTCCCACAGCTCCTAGGAACAGAGTTGACACAGTGAGGCCTACTGAGTTATATGAATGCTGTTATAAAGGACTGTATTCCCATGCCAAAGATACAGTGTCAGTCAATCTGCAATGTttccctattccttatgtagtgcacttctCCTGGCTGGAAACCTATAAAGCAGCCCTATGAAGCTCTGgccgaaagtagtgcactatatagggaataggactctggcctaaagtagtgcactatatagggaataggacttacACACAcgttgtgtgtgtggcatgtttTAACTATTTGACATAAAGGTGTCATAACTGCTTATAACCTTTATACATAATGAACTGTGTTAATGGTGGGTCATGTGACCTAACGCACTtactgccaacacacacacacacacacacacacacacacacacacacacacacacacacacacacacacacacacacacacacacacacacacacacacacacacacacacacacacacacacacacacacacacacacacacacatttcctgcCAACCCACAGCGTTCTGCCTGGCCTCTGTCTATGACGGACAAGCAGCTTCATGAGCCAAAAAACAATAAAAAGTATAATATTATTACACACACTAACCATCAGAGAACCTGTTTCACACAGATCCTTTTTGTAATATATCAAGCATCAAatatgtgtgagtgagagagaaatatgtgtgtgtttgtgtgtatgaatcTCAGAAACAGAAGTCCAAACCCTTGTAAACAGAACATTTCAAAtgttaaaggttaaggtttgggaaggcttaaaacaaaaagaCAACAAAGGTAAAACAAGTGTCTATCTGCTGAACACGGGAGCCATAAACCAAGCAGCCTGACctatactgaactaaaatataaacatgcaacaatttaaaaaatgttattcagttaatgtaaggaaatcaatcaattgaaataaataaattaggccctaatctatggatttgaaTACTGGGCAAGAGCGCAGCCGTTGGTGTGCCTGGGAGGGCATATGAGCTaggccacccactggggagccaggcttaGCCAATCAGATTGAGttttcccacaaaagggcttcattAAGGCGACAAATTCtccttagtttcatcagctgtccgggtggttgGTCTCAGAAGAACCCACAGGTGAAGATGCCTGATGTGGAGATCcggggctggtgtggttacacgtggtttgtggttg from Oncorhynchus gorbuscha isolate QuinsamMale2020 ecotype Even-year unplaced genomic scaffold, OgorEven_v1.0 Un_scaffold_8654, whole genome shotgun sequence harbors:
- the LOC124029989 gene encoding T-box transcription factor TBX18-like, which gives rise to SPGPHGGVGSPHLLSSSPCSSPFQVWPLSPPDYTCSRPTHTPLHRYSSLPEPFPSPTSRGPSAYDSEGFCSMSLPPSQIGYLQNPAHQGYGSLRLHSPPYGLYGSPSPSPRLIASPDKMAAASAAAANQNAFLGSSPSGTLADSLGMLSGGQHANFLFDSRTLGMAGSQSGGGASQVTTHMG